From the Schistocerca nitens isolate TAMUIC-IGC-003100 chromosome 10, iqSchNite1.1, whole genome shotgun sequence genome, the window gactcaatccgacctgatagggatcccaaatgctcaagcagtactcaagaataggtcgtattagtgctttataagcagtctccattacagatgaaccacatcttcccaaaattctaccaatgaaccgaagacgactatccgccttccccacaactgccattacatgcttgtcccacttcatatcgctctgcaatgttacgcccaaatatttaatcaacgtgactgtgtcaagcgctacactactaatggagtattcaaacattacaggactctttttcctattcatctgcattaatttacatttatctatttttagagttagctgccattctttacaccaaccacaaatcctgtccaagtcatcttgtatccttctacagccactcaacgaggacaccttcctgtacaccacagcatcatcagcaaacagccacacattgctatccaccctatacaaaagatcatttatgtagacagaaaacaatagcggacctaccacacttccctgggcactccagatgataccctcacctccgatgaacactcaccatcgaggacaacgtactgggttctattatttaagaagtctccgagccactcacatacttgggaaccagtcccatatgctcataccttagttaggagtctgcagtggggcaccgagtcaaacgctttccggaagtcaaggaatatggcatccgtctgatacccttcatccatgatttgcaagatatcatgtgaaaaaagggcgagttgcgtttcgcaggagcgatgctttctaaagctgtgctgatgcatggacagcaacttctccgtctcaaggaaattcattatattcgaactgagaatatgtttgagaatcctgcaacaaaccaatgttaaggatattggtctgtaattttgaggattcatccttctacccttcttctaTACAGGcgccacctgcacttttttccagtcactcgggacctGACGTTGGGAAAAAATTcgcgatgaatgcaagctaagtaaggagccaatgcagtactctctgtaaaaccgaattggaatcccatcaggacctggtgatttatttattttcaacccattcagctgcttcacaaccccagggatgtccatcactatgtcctccatacgggaatctgtatgagactcaaatggcgggatgtttgtacgatcctcctgcgtgaaagatttctcaaatgctaagttTAAAAttccagcttttgttttgctatcttccgttgccaggccagactgatcagtgagtgactggatggaagccttcgacccgcttaccaattttacataataccagaatttccttgggttttcagcaagatcttttgctaaggtatgacggtggtagtggttgaatgctttgcGCATCGCTCattttacagcagcatgaatctctactaaattttgcctgtcctcattctctgatctttcttgtaccatgagtgcaactgcctttgcttcctgagcattctctgaaTTGTGCTGTTAAACCAAAGTGGGTCTTTtcttccgtaacccacttttttggcacatacttgtccaatgtgtgatttacaatgtgtttaaaatttgctcataattcttccacgtccattgtactggaagtaaatgaagtcgattcatttactaagtgggatgctaacaactgcttatctgctctttctagtaagaatactctcttagccttcttgaccaactttttaactttcgtaaccacagtcgtaatgacaacatcatgatcactaatccctgtctcaaaactgacaccgtcgatgagataTGGTCTGTTCgtagctaccagatctaaaatatttccattacgcgttggctgtcgatttagctgctcaagacagttttcggataatgtgttcaaaagtaattcacacgaaggcttgtctgtaccacctgttatgaatccatagacatcccagtataTACTAcgtaggttgaagtcacctccgactaatatagcatgatccgggtacttctgcgatacagaatgtagactccctttgaatgattctagaactgtcacagtggaacctggtggccagtaataacaccccacaattaactttatttcccctagccctgttaaatgtgtccagataacttcacaatcacactctacttcgacctctgtagatacaatatttttgtcaactgcaatgaagacaccatctcctacagtgtctaatctgtctttctgatacacgttccaaccctcactgaatatttcagaacttcctatctcagggttcagccaggtctcagccccgagaataatttgcgcgccaaaCGCTTCCTGGAggggtaaattcaggaactttattccaaacACTCTGAAAATCTTGATAGCTGAGGTGTCTTTATACTGAGctcgtcctgatttccctgcctgcaagaCCCCAATGCACATGTGTGTGACCAACTGTCACAAGCCATATACCTCATGAGAAAACTGAAGCATGTGATAACTGATCACTATCTCCTAATAGTATATTATTCATTGTTTCACAACCATATAAGCTATGGCTTGTTACTATGggatgtccacccctggtagctgagtggtcagcatgacagaacatcaatcctaagggcctgggttcaattcccggctgggtcggagattttgtccactcagggactgggtgttgtgttgtcctattcatcatcatttcatccccattgacgcacaagtcgccaaagtggcgtcaaatcgaaagacttgcacccagcgaacggtctaccccatgGGAGTGCCTTGTCACATGATATTTACATTTTACTATGGGGTCACTCTCAGGGTGCAAGAAAGTATTATTACTCCAAGAAAAGAAATAAGGATCATAACATCAACTAGGAGTTAGGAGCACTGCAGGCCACTATTCAGAACATTGGGAATAATCACTATTTATAGTCACTATGTCTTTTGTACATCTTTCACACTAAGGAGCATCTACATTCCCTTAGCAAGAGGCATGACATACATGACCACAAAAACCCATAACAAAGGGAGCATAAATGCACGAACCTGTCGACTGTTCAAAACAAGAGATAGCTTTTCGAACACTGCCCTGAGAATGTTCATGTCAATACCCATGGGAGTGCACGTTCTCCCATTGGAGATGTTTTACTCCACCCaagaattttttttgtgtgaaGAAAGTGTTGTATTTACTGAACTTTTCCCAAATCAAGTGAACCTGTCAGAGAACTCAAATGTCAATAGCAGCTTTAATGTATATATAGTAAAATGAGAGAGAGCTACATACAGCTGTACTTTATaattaaatgatggtggcatctccttgggtaaaatattatggaggtaaaatagtcctccatttggatctctgggtgggaaCTACttaggatgtcatcatcaggagaaacaaaactagcattctacagactggagcatggaatgttagatcccttaatctgacaggtaggttagaaaattcaaaagtgAAAGTCGGTAAATGGAAGTCAgacagtgggaattagtaaagtttggtggcaggaggaacaagacttctggtcagatgaatatagggttataaatacacaagtaggtttaataattaataagaaaacagaaatgtgggtaagataatatgaaaagcaTCGTGAATGCATACCAAgagagacatgaagcccacacctatcaCACTAGGTcaaatttatatgtcaactagctccgcagatgaagagattgaagaaatgtatgatgagctaaagaaattattcagatagttacgggggacaaaaatttaattgtaactgGGGGCtgaaattcaacagtaggaaaaggaagaggaggcaaAATAGTAGCTGAATGTGGagaggggaaaggaatgaaagggtaagccacttggtagaattttgcacagagcataatttaaccatgACTAACACTTGCCTTAAGAATCATGGGAGAAGGCTgtttatgtggaagagacctggagacactggaaggtttcagattgattgtataatgataagacagagattttggaaccaggttttaaattttaagacatgtcCAGGGAAAGATGtaggctctgaccacaatttattggttataaactgtagattaaaactgaagaaactgcaaaaaaagtttgaaatgaaGGGATgaaacctggataagttgaaagaaccagaggttgtgagtttcagagagagcattacacAATGATTAACTAgaacaggcaaaaggaatacagcaAAAGATGAActggtagctttgggagatgaaatagtgaaggcattgAGGATCGAATAGGtgaaaaagacaaggtctagtagcaATACTTGGATAACATGGGAGATATTCAATTTAACTggcaaaaggagaaaatacactcctggaaattgaaataagaacaccgtgaattcattgtcccaggaaggggaaactttattgacacattcctggggtcagatacatcacatgatcacactgacagaaccacaggcacatagacacaggcaacagagcatgcacaatgtcagcactagtacagtgtatatccacctttcgcagcaatgcaggctgctgttctcccatggagacgatcgtagagatgctggatgtagtcctgtggaacggcttgccatgctatttccacctggcgcctcagttggaccagcgttcgtgctggacgtgcagaccacgtgagacgacgcttcatccagtcccaaacatgctcaatgggggacagatccggagatcttgctggccagggtagttgacttacaccttctagagcacgttggatggcacgggatacatgcagacgtgcattgtcctgttggaacagcaagttcccttgccggtctaggaatggtagaatgatgggttcgatgacggtttggatgtaccgtgcactattcagtgtcccctcgacgatcaccagtggtgtacggccagtgtaggagatcgctccccacaccatgatgccgggtgttggccctgtgtgcctcggtcgtatgcagtcctgattgtggcgctcacctgcacggtgccaaacacgcatacaaccatcattggcaccaaggcagaagcgactctcatcgctgaagacgacacgtctccattcgtacctccattcacgcctgtcgcgacaccactggaggcgggctgcacgatgttggggcgtgagcggaagacggcctaacggtgtgcgggaccgtagcccagcttcatggagacggttgcgaatggtcctcgccgataccccaggagcaacagtgtccctaatttgctgggaagtggcggtgcggtcccctacggcactgcgtaggatcctacggtcttggcgtgcatccgtgcgtcgctgcggtccggtcccaggtcgacgggcacgtgcaccttccgccgaccactggcgacaacatcgatgtactgtggagacctcacgccccacgtgttgagcaatttggcggtacgtccacccggcctcccgcatgcccactatacgccctcgctcaaagtccgtcaactgcacatacggttcacgtccacgctgtcgcggcatgctaccagtgttaaagactgcgatggagctccgtatgccacggcaaactggctgacactgacggcggcggtgcacaaatgctgcgcagctagcgccattcgacggccaacaccgcggttcctggtgtgtccgctgtgccgtgcgtgtgatcattgcttgtacagccctctcgcagtgtccggagcaagtatggtgggtctgacacaccagtgtcaatgtgttcttttttccatttccaggagtgtataaagatgcAGCAAACTGAAGCAGGCCAAAGGTAATaaaaacatctaaaaatgagattgataggaggtgcaaaatggctaagtaggaatggctagaggacaaatgtaaggatttggaaGTACAAAGTATATATCACTAtgagaaagatagatactgcccacaggaaaataatagaggcctttagagaaaagagaagcagctatatgaataccaagagctcggatggaaaatcAGCCCTAAGCAAAGAgggggaagctgaaaggtggaagggtatatagagggtctataaatggaagatgaacttgcaggcaatattacagaaatgaaagagggcatagatggagatgagatgggagatatgacaatgtgagaagaatctgacagagcactgaaagatctaactcAAAACAaagcctcaggagtagacaacatcctgtgagaaatactgatagccttgggagagccagccatgacagactcttccatctggtgtgcaagatatatgagacaaattaaataccatcagacttcatgaagaatataataattacaatgccaaagacagcaggtgctgatgggcgtgaatattaccaaactatcagtttagtaagtcatggttgaaaaatactaacacaaattctttatggaagaatggaaaaaacttatAGAAGCCAACCCTGGGGAAGTccgtttggattctggagaattgtagtcacacgtgaggcaatactgaccctacaacttctcttacaaggtaggttaaggaatggcaaacctacatttatagcatttgcacagttagagaaagcttctgacatgttgactggaatagtctctttgaaattcagaaggtagaaaggagaaaatacatggagttaaaggctatttacaattgtacagataccagacagtagttataagagtcaaggagcatgaatgggaagcactgtttgagaagggagtgagagagggttgtaccctgtccccaatgttattcaatctgtgcattcagCATGCAGTCAAACCAAAGAAAAACTTAGAGAAGGGTAttgagggagaggaaataaaaactttgatcagTTTACTCATGTTGAGCTCGAAGGGACAATCTGTAGTGATGACTTAGGAGAAGGACTTCTTAGCTCAGAtttctataaaaaaatttattgtagATAACCGGTTTTGGTAAAACAAAGTTACCAACTTCAGACCTTCATAACGGGTACTGATatagaggaccacaaccaaaaaattaaactgcttatgtcgtcactcagcaaatggttcaacgagaacaaactgattgtaaacatacagaaaacaacatacatcaacttcagactctcatcccaaaaacaagaaatgcctgatgtgattctaaataaccaagaggttatgtgtgtggactctgtcaagtttcttggcatatggcttgaaggaaatcttaagtgggagactcacacaaattatatctcaaaaaagctctcaactgtgtgttacattttaaggatactcaaaaaatcagtcacaatatctgttctcatacatgtatattatgcttacttccattttacattacagtatggaatcatattttgggggaactcacatggaggtagatatattttcaaaatgcaaaaaaaggcaataagcataatatgtaatctaagacataacgaatcatgcagacaacatttcaaaacaaatggcattatgacactgccctatgcttacatttataatatcgtctcatttgtcaagtcatacctgttaaacaatgactgcacactaaaattcaatggacatattcataactatgcaacaaggcagcaatctgacctacatatgattcagtccagaactacctgctaccaaaaaagtgttttaaatgttgggatacaaatgtaataatttacccaatgaaatcaaagcaacaaagaacccaagagccttcacacataagttaaaaaaatatctcttggaccattgcttctatgcagttgataattttttgaaaggggttaaaaatgtaaacaatatgataaatgttcaattaggtctgaaaattatatactgtgcatgtctatgaaatatactggattattatatactgtgcatgtctatgaaatacactggactactttactattacatttgtattggctgtttgtattttaccatacaacatttgtatttactgttttgttaaagatagctaacttcctcattgcaaaataatataaaatcaatttattaaatattacttgcaaatatgttcccttgacctgtccaatattgtatgtacaaccttacaattctatgatttgtattaactgttttgtttaagatagataatttccttgctacaaaataatgtaaaaatcaatttgtaaaaattacttgtaaatagctctcttgacctatccaatatcatatgtacagctgtacaatactatgattgcctggatcaataaaaatacaatacaataaagaTTATTTTAAACATGTTATGCCAGCTAAGCAGAAAATCTTTCAATTGAATTTCTAGGTACAAAAAACATGATATGAGCGATGTGTTGGCGCAACAAAATTACAATttgagtaattttaattttgatgtgCCAATGAATTGCTCATCTACCATTTTATCTACCTGAAAAtttaatggaaagattttgtgtgtagCTGGCACAAGATGTTTGTAATAACGTTGATGACAATCTGAAGACTGTAATTTAGTTTTAACAAAATTGGTTAGACCTacctacaacaattttttttttttatagtggtcttggctaagaagttcttcttctcctaagcaaaaacttttgaggtttgctgatgacctcataatttttttcacagacagcaaagggcttagaacagcagttgaatgcaatggagTGTCTAGAAAgttggatgtaagatgaacatcaataaaaccaaaacaaggataatggaatgtagttgaattagatCAGGTAatactgtgggaattagattatgaaacgaaacaattaaagcagtagatgagttttgctatttgggcaaacaaaataactgataatgttcaaagtagagaggatatactatgtggactggtaatggcaagataagtgtttctgaagaagagaaatttgttaacactgaatgtaaacttaagtgttaggaagtctcttctgaaagtagttgtatggagagtagctgtgtatggaaatgaaacatggatgataaatgagTTAgcaaagaataaaagcttttgaaatgtggttttgtagaacaatgctgaagattagatgagtagattgtgtaactaatgaggaggtactgaacggacCTGGGGAGAAAcaaaatttgtggcgcaacctgattagaagaagggattgattgataggatacattctgtggcatcaagttagtattggagggaattggGGGagggggttaaaatcgtagaggtagaccaaaagctgaatatagtaagcaggtttcagaagggtgtaagtcacagtagttatttagagatgaagatgATTGTGCAGGGCAAGggacacggagagctgcatcaaaccagtcttcggattgaagaccccAACAAGAACAATAAAATGCTTAATCTCTTTTTTGTATTGTtacatattatttatatatattaattttgtaaCTTCTGACACGGTCTATTCAGCAATGACTGTCGAACAACACAGACTTGGTAATAAAGAAATGGTAATATGTCACCTTCCTAAGGACTGATCACATAGGGTATAATTTTTGTATACTGTTGGACTACTTGCCACTACAGAGCAACAAATCATACCGCAAATGACATTTTGTTGCCCTGTAGTGCACTGTATGAGTAAAACTATGTATTTTTGGAATATGCAAGTATAAATATTATATCCACAAACATTGGAACACTGAAATTAAGATGGCAGTTGCTCAATTTGTCACTGTGAGCCATCCACAGCGTGTGCAGGGCATGTGATTTAGTCAGCCAATTACAGTGAGCATAACTGATATGTTCCAGGCAGCCAATTACAACGTAACTTTTCTGTCATGCACGCACAGCCAAATATATATACATTATGATTAAAGAAACAAGCAGAGCTATGCCTTCACATGTAATTTCAGTTGTCACAaatattgcctttttttttttttttttttttttttttttaaaaaaaaggaatgtgGTCAGGCTGAGATGAAGAGCACAGTTTAAATTGCTGCAAATAAATTCCTATTCTTGTTTGCAAGAAATACTTTAGCTGCTTTTTCCAAATATTTTACGATTAGCGAGAGTATGTTTAGGTTGGACATGTCAACACAACTTAAATTGCTGGGAGTGGGACAGTTGACATTTATATTGTTTGATATTGCGAACATTTGGCTATGTTCTCCGAATACATcgcaatttccaggaatgttgttAGGCTGTTTTTGGTAGTTATTTTTTCAAGTATTTCACAATTTCTGAAGTTGTGGTTAGGCTGAAACACAAGAACACAGCttgaactgcccctaaaaggctgGGTGTGGTGACAGATTGATTTGTAGCGTAGCCAGTGGTCTAGGTTAGGCTCGAAGTTaaaagtttggttgtgagttggcagaGCCAACAAATGCAGAAGCAAAAAATCTGGttttggtgacagactgatctgtagcatagccctAGGTCTAGATTATTTTGGGAAGAAACAATTTGTTTGCGAGTTGGCGAACCTAAcgactgtgaaagcaaagagcttgcttgTAGCAGTGACGTCAGGGTATTTGGCTACTTTCTGGAAATCGTCTCAAACGGTTCATTTTGTCGTTTTAGCTCATAACATTTCTTTCCCTCATGAATTTCAGTACGGATGTATACATAGgaaatgtaaataatttgaaaGCTCGCTATAACGCTTCATATTTGAGCCATGTGATGTctctgacgtcactggctagcaagCTGTTCCGTGAAGCTCACTGACAGTGgtatcttgttttggaatttacgtttcgaaaaatgggttacaaatggtgtatGGTATCAAAGTGTACAAATACCTCTATAAAAAAtcctgaaaaattgtttttgtgtgttccaaagaatgagaagatgcgtaaaataTGGTTGCAACTCGCTCGTAGAGATCCAAATGAGATAGCGGTCTCGACGTGTGTTTATTTCTGTGAGGATCATTTTGATGTAAGTAAACGCTCCATATGAAACTACTTATCCTATCAGTTGTTAAGTATTATCCCGGTTGCAAAGGTGTAAAGTATAATTACGTACAGGTTAGTGTGTTTATGTTTACTTTTGCGAAGTAGCTCGTCACGATATGATACGCTAACCATATATATCTAGTTAAAAGTCGTTCTCTAAGCTACAAATTTCATATTGTTTTGTACCACCATAAAGTATTAAGCTGCGCTTACAGCTGTCAGTTTTAATATTTACAGCACTGATGCATTACTTCCGTATAGTACCTTATGGTTGATTTGCGTTTCcagaaacgcattttcgagagcatCTGATGGATTAAACTACTGAAATTCAAAGTTCATAACGTACATCCGATGAATCAGATACGGTGGCCTAGTCCAAAACTATTACTGCGAAATGCAGTTCAGCTGTGAGGGAAGTTATTCATCTTAGGTCACATTCACAACACGTTTTTAAAAAGTAGTGTTTTCAGGTAGGCATCGTTGTACTGGCGTATTGGAAAGTATTtcgcaaaagtaaataaataaacaatttacaaTAGTATTACTAACTAATCACGAACCAGTTATGCATTCAATTTAACGATATCAGTAAAGGATTTGCTACCAGAATAGAAAAATTCATGTGGTCTAGTGTCATTTGTAACTGAAATTTCATATTACAGCTAGAGAGGGATATTGAAAACTTCTACCAGTACAGATTGGGCTTCAGTAAAAAATTACTTTTGGTGAAAGGAGTTTTGCCATCGAAATTACACTGCCAACAAAATCGCAGCAAAAGATTCAGTGATTGTAGTACATCCAGAAGACAAAAAAATTGCTTTATTCGAGAATGTGAAGCAACAGCTCAGTCAAGTCCAGAAAATGTGATTGCTACCAGTaacgaaagtgttggtattttTGAGATGCAAAATGGTAATGAATTAGTGTCCATAGTTAAATGAAGAGTTGTTAATATAATAGTTGCCAAATTGTTATAATGTGTGAATTCTTATAATTTTACATTGCTTATTGTGTTTCAAGTAATGtataaagagaaaatattttgcattttcaGAATCCTgtaatgaaataacagcagaacatTCTGCAGCGGCTAATAAATGTATAGGCCTACAGATAAATTTGGAACCTTATTGTAGAAGCAAGTCAGTACCGTGCCTTTCGGGGAAACGACCGTCTTTACTTTCCATTCCACTAAAGGTATGTTGCAGCATCGCTTTGCTAGGTATTTAACAGCGCTTTCCGGCTCTTTTCTCTGTCACAACAACGAATGGCATTTAGTACCACTTTTCACGTACTACTTCGAACAACAGTTCTTTTTCGCATTGGAGTACACGCAGCTTAAGGACCACGTACAGTTCCGTCACTTATTTTTGTAAATATGAGTGTCAATAGCAAAGAACACTACCATACACGAATCAACAATAGATTAACAATGGGTACGGCGCACAATAGTTGTAAGGTTGGCAGAGAGAATAACATTTCGGAGCACCAAGAAGCCAGCCGATTTCCTCTAAACACAGAGGGGCCAGGTAAAAGTGCGCGATCAATACAATTTTTGCGTTACTTTTCGACATCCACTTTATTCCTCTTTCATGTCTAGTATTTTCGTCGTTTGTGTATTGGCGGATTGAAAAAGTGATGTGATTGGCTGGTTACTCCACGTGTCACAGTCTGACCACAGTCTAACATATTAGACTGTGGTCTGACTATGCTGCGATACGCTTCCTTTTTTCGGTTTGTTGTGTTACTGTACATTGGCAAGAAGTGCGATACCGGTATATAAAAACACAATCCCACAAAGACTAAAACAATGACGGCGTACAAAGACATTTGAGCATTCATTCTTCCCGGTTTGCAGTGTGTAAGCCTGGATTTAGTACTATGGGGAGAAGCGATAGTATAATAACCTCACACTTCCCGTTAGCTTCGCGGGCGTATGCCAAACTTTCCTAATATTGTGAGACCATGTTTTGCAAAACTGATTAGTTAAAACATGGCGCACAAGCCCATCAGATTGTGTTTGTTTTCCATGGACCATCCTGCTGGTTTGCCTTCATGTCATTGAAGCTACATTTGATAATGGAACGTAAAGCGAATTTTTATCATTGAAATCTTGTGTAGAATGTGAATTTGTATCATTGTAGTCTTGGTATAGCAACACAATACCCCTTTCTTAGAGCATATGATTTCCGACACTACAAATGCAACATCATCTAGCAAATGCTGTTATCTTATCGACATATGTCGGTTGCGGGTTGGACCTCCCTCGTATCACACGCaaacaaaacgtaaactgtcaGATGCTGTTGATTTTTTCATGCGGAGGTTAAGAAAATTAGAAGGAATTTTTCAGTGAGAACTACTGATTTACGTTCCAAAACAATTGGCGTTGGAGATGGTAAGAAACAATGTCGAATGAGTGGTTGAGGTTTATTCGCCAAACTCTagtggactctctctctctctctc encodes:
- the LOC126210188 gene encoding uncharacterized protein LOC126210188 isoform X8; the encoded protein is MGYKWCMVSKCTNTSIKNPEKLFLCVPKNEKMRKIWLQLARRDPNEIAVSTCVYFCEDHFDLERDIENFYQYRLGFSKKLLLVKGVLPSKLHCQQNRSKRFSDCSTSRRQKNCFIRECEATAQSSPENVIATSNESVGIFEMQNESCNEITAEHSAAANKCIGLQINLEPYCRSKSVPCLSGKRPSLLSIPLKASTGEEAAHALSGEIEIKEEPILTEPYQQSLEEIEQIFIKEENIKLEIPEDLEACDPLQLEEECLPQWHGGRQQNWWRWQSVYTVWPAYRNGQHHRVHHREGYIL
- the LOC126210188 gene encoding uncharacterized protein LOC126210188 isoform X10 produces the protein MGYKWCMVSKCTNTSIKNPEKLFLCVPKNEKMRKIWLQLARRDPNEIAVSTCVYFCEDHFDLERDIENFYQYRLGFSKKLLLVKGVLPSKLHCQQNRSKRFSDCSTSRRQKNCFIRECEATAQSSPENVIATSNESVGIFEMQNESCNEITAEHSAAANKCIGLQINLEPYCRSKSVPCLSGKRPSLLSIPLKASTGEEAAHALSGEIEIKEEPILTEPYQQSLEEIEQIFIKEENIKLEIPEDLEACDPLQLEEEHAACGSWISMIGQN
- the LOC126210188 gene encoding uncharacterized protein LOC126210188 isoform X9, with amino-acid sequence MGYKWCMVSKCTNTSIKNPEKLFLCVPKNEKMRKIWLQLARRDPNEIAVSTCVYFCEDHFDLERDIENFYQYRLGFSKKLLLVKGVLPSKLHCQQNRSKRFSDCSTSRRQKNCFIRECEATAQSSPENVIATSNESVGIFEMQNESCNEITAEHSAAANKCIGLQINLEPYCRSKSVPCLSGKRPSLLSIPLKASTGEEAAHALSGEIEIKEEPILTEPYQQSLEEIEQIFIKEENIKLEIPEDLEACDPLQLEEEELKTEAESTGHGSEPESMLPVARGFP